In Papio anubis isolate 15944 chromosome 20, Panubis1.0, whole genome shotgun sequence, a single window of DNA contains:
- the LOC103880003 gene encoding iron-sulfur cluster assembly 1 homolog, mitochondrial-like, whose protein sequence is MSASLIQATVQAVSKRKLPTWATLTLTPPAVNKIKQLLKDKPDKPEHLGVKVGVRTRGSNGLSYTLEYTKIKGDSDEVIQDGVRVFIKKKAKLTLLGTEMDYVEDKLSSEFVFNNPNIKGTCGCIESFNI, encoded by the exons ATGTCAGCTTCCTTAATCCAGGCAACTGTCCAGGCTGTGAGCAAGAGGAAACTGCCCACCTGGGCCACCCTCACCCTGACACCTCCAGCAGTAAACAAGATAAAACAACTTCTTAAAGATaagcctg ataagcctGAGCATCTAGGTGTAAAAGTCGGTGTCCGAACCAGGGGCTCTAATGGCCTTTCTTATactctagaatatacaaagataAAAGGAGATTCTGATGAagttattcaagatggagtcagaGTATTcatcaaaaagaaagcaaagctaACACTTTTAGGAACAGAAATGGACTATGTTGAAGACAAATTATCCAGTGAGTTTGTGTTCAATAACCCAAACATCAAAGGGACTTGTGGCTGTATAGAAAGCTTTAATATTTGA
- the LOC101013068 gene encoding LOW QUALITY PROTEIN: L-lactate dehydrogenase A chain-like (The sequence of the model RefSeq protein was modified relative to this genomic sequence to represent the inferred CDS: inserted 1 base in 1 codon): MATLKDQLIHNLLKEEQTPQNKITVVGAGAVGMACAISILMKDLADELALVDVMEDKLKGEMMDLQHGSLFLRTPKIVSGKDYRVAANSKLVIITAGARQQEGESRLNLVQRNVNIFKFIVPNVVKYSPNCKLLIVSNPVDILTYVAWKISGFPKNHVIGSGCNLDSARFRYLMGERLGVHPLSCHGWVLGEHGDSSVPVWSGMNVAGVSLKALHPDLGTDKDKERWKEVHKQVVESAYEVIKLKGYTSWAIGFSVADLAESIMKNLRRVHPVSTMIKGLYGIKDDVFLSVPCILGQNGISDLVKVTLTPEEEARLKKSADTLWXDPKRAAILKSSDVIAFHCLGYNRILVEGCACCPFYLICD; encoded by the exons ATGGCAACTCTCAAGGATCAGCTGATTCATAATCTTCTAAAGGAAGAACAGACTCCCCAGAATAAGATTACAGTTGTTGGGGCTGGTGCTGTTGGCATGGCCTGTGCCATCAGTATCTTAATGAAGGACTTGGCAGATGAACTTGCTCTTGTTGATGTCATGGAAGACAAATTGAAGGGAGAGATGATGGATCTCCAACATGGCAGCCTTTTCCTTAGAACACCAAAGATTGTCTCTGGGAAAGACTATCGTGTAGCTGCAAACTCCAAGCTGGTCATTATCACGGCTGGGGCACGTCAACAAGAGGGAGAAAGCCGTCTTAATTTGGTCCAGCGTAACGTGAACATCTTCAAATTCATCGTTCCTAATGTTGTAAAATACAGCCCAAACTGCAAGTTGCTTATTGTTTCAAATCCAGTGGATATCTTGACCTACGTGGCTTGGAAGATAAGTGGTTTTCCCAAAAACCATGTTATTGGAAGTGGTTGCAATCTGGATTCAGCCAGATTCCGTTACCTGATGGGGGAAAGACTGGGAGTTCACCCATTAAGCTGTCATGGGTGGGTTCTTGGGGAACATGGAGATTCTAGTGTGCCTGTATGGAGTGGAATGAATGTTGCTGGTGTCTCCCTGAAAGCTCTGCACCCAGATTTAGGGACTGATAAAGATAAGGAACGGTGGAAAGAGGTTCATAAGCAGGTGGTTGAGAGTGCTTATGAGGTGATCAAACTCAAAGGCTACACATCCTGGGCCATTGGATTCTCTGTAGCAGATTTGGCAGAGAGTATAATGAAGAATCTTAGGCGAGTGCACCCAGTTTCCACCATGATTAAGGGTCTCTATGGAATAAAGGATGATGTCTTCCTTAGTGTTCCCTGCATTTTGGGACAGAATGGAATCTCAGACCTTGTGAAGGTGACTCTGACTCCTGAGGAAGAGGCCCGTTTGAAGAAGAGTGCAGATACACTTT GGGATCCAAAAAGAGCTGCAATTTTAAAGTCTTCTGATGTCATAGCATTTCACTGTCTAGGCTACAACAGGATTCTAGTTGAAGGTTGTGCTTGTTGTCCTTTTTATCTGATCTGTGATtaa